A region from the Paenibacillus humicola genome encodes:
- a CDS encoding response regulator, whose translation MDKKKVLIVDDQNGIRVLLMEVFSSEGYETFQASNGKLALEIVRNDAPDLVLLDMKIPGMDGLEILKHVKAINKEIKVIMMTAYGELDMIKEATDHGALMHFTKPFDIDEMRMAVNMQLRGGETNSWYAVGS comes from the coding sequence TTGGATAAAAAGAAAGTACTGATCGTCGATGATCAAAACGGTATCCGCGTCTTGCTCATGGAAGTTTTCAGCAGCGAGGGTTACGAAACTTTTCAAGCTTCCAACGGGAAACTGGCGCTCGAGATTGTCCGGAACGATGCGCCCGATCTCGTGCTGCTGGACATGAAGATCCCCGGTATGGACGGACTCGAGATTTTGAAGCATGTGAAGGCTATCAACAAAGAGATCAAGGTGATCATGATGACCGCTTACGGGGAGCTGGACATGATCAAGGAGGCGACCGACCACGGGGCGCTGATGCATTTTACGAAACCGTTCGACATCGACGAAATGAGAATGGCCGTCAACATGCAGCTTCGCGGCGGCGAGACGAATAGCTGGTATGCAGTAGGGTCCTGA
- the fba gene encoding class II fructose-1,6-bisphosphate aldolase — translation MPLVSMNEFLPKAKANKFAVGQFNLNNLEFAQATVEAAMEEKSPFIFGVSEGALKYMGMEFTVAIAEAAAKKSGLPIALHLDHGSSFEVAMKCIRAGFSSVMFDGSHYTLEENIKLTKEVVKTAHAMGVSVEGELGTIGGVEDDLSVDEAHATLAKPEEAIRFYEETGVDCLAIAVGTAHGMYKGEPKIHYDIIQKVADAIPVPVVLHGGSGVPDEAIRLSVQAGVGKINVNTENQVACTNAIREVLAGDANVYDPRKYLTPARNAMKAVIQEKIRLFGSSNQA, via the coding sequence ATGCCACTGGTATCTATGAATGAATTTTTGCCGAAGGCCAAAGCGAACAAATTTGCCGTCGGCCAATTCAACCTGAACAACCTTGAGTTCGCGCAAGCGACCGTCGAAGCGGCTATGGAAGAGAAATCGCCGTTTATTTTCGGTGTGTCCGAAGGCGCACTGAAATATATGGGCATGGAATTTACCGTTGCGATTGCGGAAGCGGCCGCGAAGAAATCCGGTCTTCCGATTGCGCTTCATCTCGACCACGGCAGCAGCTTCGAGGTGGCGATGAAATGTATCCGGGCAGGCTTCTCTTCGGTTATGTTCGACGGTTCCCATTATACGCTCGAGGAGAACATCAAGCTGACGAAGGAAGTCGTGAAAACGGCGCACGCCATGGGCGTATCCGTCGAAGGCGAGCTCGGCACGATCGGGGGCGTGGAGGACGACCTCAGCGTGGACGAGGCGCACGCTACGCTTGCGAAGCCGGAAGAGGCGATCCGTTTTTATGAGGAAACCGGTGTCGACTGCCTGGCGATCGCGGTCGGCACGGCTCACGGCATGTACAAAGGCGAGCCGAAAATCCACTACGATATCATTCAAAAGGTTGCGGACGCGATTCCGGTTCCGGTTGTTCTGCACGGCGGTTCCGGCGTGCCCGACGAAGCGATCCGCCTGTCCGTGCAAGCGGGCGTCGGCAAAATCAACGTCAACACCGAGAACCAGGTTGCCTGCACGAACGCGATCCGCGAAGTGCTGGCCGGCGACGCGAACGTCTATGACCCGCGCAAATATTTGACGCCTGCCCGCAACGCGATGAAAGCCGTCATTCAAGAGAAAATCCGGCTGTTCGGCAGCAGCAATCAGGCTTAA
- a CDS encoding UDP-N-acetylglucosamine 1-carboxyvinyltransferase — protein sequence MEKLMVRGGRPLRGSVQISGAKNSAVALLPASILAESPVTLDNLPHLSDVAVYSDILQELGGSVTWNGETIVIDPSDMKSIPMPNGKVKLLRASYYLMGAMLGRFGEATIGLPGGCNFEPRPIDQHIKGFEALGAVVSNDHGSVRIVAKELRGAKIYLDVVSVGATINIMLAASKAKGSTVIENAAKEPEIIDVATLLNSMGAKIKGAGTETIRIEGVDSLHGCRHSIIPDRIQAATYMIAAAATRGDVLIDSVIPKHLEAVTAKLQEMGVHVYEMDEAIRIVGQPLYEAIDVKALVYPGFATDMQSPMTSLLTQTNGVSILTDYVYSNRFKHIPELTRMGARIRVEGRSAIVEGGPLTAAKVRAADLRAGAALVVAALTVPEGVTEIGGAEYIDRGYDHLVDNLRLLGAEVWRETE from the coding sequence ATGGAAAAATTGATGGTACGCGGCGGACGTCCGCTGCGGGGCAGCGTGCAGATCAGCGGGGCGAAGAACAGCGCCGTCGCGCTGCTGCCGGCTTCCATTTTAGCGGAATCGCCGGTCACGCTGGACAATTTGCCGCATTTGAGCGACGTTGCGGTATACAGTGATATTTTGCAGGAGTTGGGCGGTAGTGTGACATGGAACGGGGAGACGATCGTCATCGACCCGTCGGACATGAAATCGATCCCGATGCCGAACGGCAAGGTCAAGCTGCTTCGCGCGTCCTATTATTTGATGGGAGCGATGCTGGGGCGCTTCGGCGAAGCGACGATCGGGCTTCCGGGCGGCTGCAATTTCGAACCCCGGCCGATCGATCAGCATATTAAAGGATTTGAAGCGCTCGGCGCGGTCGTATCGAACGACCACGGCTCGGTGCGAATCGTCGCCAAGGAGCTGCGCGGCGCGAAAATTTATCTCGACGTCGTCAGCGTCGGAGCGACGATCAATATTATGCTTGCGGCCTCCAAGGCCAAAGGCTCCACGGTTATCGAAAACGCGGCGAAAGAGCCTGAAATTATAGATGTTGCCACTCTACTCAACTCGATGGGCGCGAAAATAAAAGGAGCCGGCACGGAGACCATTCGCATTGAAGGAGTAGACAGCCTGCATGGCTGCCGCCACTCCATTATCCCCGACCGCATTCAGGCGGCGACCTATATGATTGCTGCTGCGGCGACCCGCGGCGACGTACTGATCGATAGCGTTATACCGAAACACCTGGAAGCGGTAACCGCCAAGCTGCAAGAGATGGGCGTTCACGTATATGAGATGGATGAAGCGATCCGGATCGTCGGTCAGCCGCTTTACGAGGCGATAGACGTGAAGGCGCTTGTTTACCCCGGTTTTGCCACTGATATGCAATCTCCAATGACCAGCCTGCTGACCCAGACTAACGGAGTCAGTATTTTGACCGATTACGTGTACAGCAACCGTTTCAAGCATATTCCCGAGCTCACCCGCATGGGAGCCAGAATCCGGGTCGAGGGCCGGTCGGCCATCGTGGAAGGCGGTCCATTGACGGCGGCGAAAGTGCGCGCGGCCGATTTGCGGGCAGGCGCTGCGCTTGTCGTAGCGGCGCTGACGGTGCCGGAGGGCGTAACGGAAATTGGCGGAGCCGAGTACATAGACCGGGGCTATGACCATTTGGTGGACAATTTGCGCCTGCTCGGCGCCGAAGTGTGGCGCGAAACGGAATAA
- the rho gene encoding transcription termination factor Rho, whose product MSELQITDLEEMKLTELYKLAKQHQIPYYGQLKKKELIFAILRAQAEQSGLMFMQGVLEILSEGYGFLRPINYLPSTEDIYISASQIRKFDLRTGDLVSGKCRAPKENERYFGLLQVNAVNGESPEHAAERLHFPALTPLYPQKKLVLETSPTKLSTRIMDLLAPVGLGQRGLIVAPPKAGKTLLLKEIANSISTNHPDIELFVLLIDERPEEVTDMQRSVKGEVVASTFDELPENHIKVAELVLERALRLVEHKKDVVILLDSITRLARAYNLVVPPSGRTLSGGIDPAAFHRPKRFFGSARNVEEGGSLTILATALIETGSRMDDIIYEEFKGTGNMELHLDRKLAERRIFPALDIRRSGTRREEMLLTKEELDKVWAIRKNMNDSLEFVDGFLKKLADSKTNEEFLMSLDTSGAGSPSQTARSASSGSSTGRRPVRSTPVS is encoded by the coding sequence ATGTCCGAACTTCAGATCACCGATCTGGAAGAAATGAAGCTGACGGAGCTGTACAAGCTTGCGAAGCAGCACCAAATCCCGTATTACGGGCAGCTGAAGAAGAAGGAACTGATTTTTGCGATTTTGCGGGCGCAGGCCGAGCAAAGCGGTCTGATGTTCATGCAGGGTGTGTTGGAAATTTTATCCGAAGGCTACGGATTTCTGAGGCCGATCAATTATTTGCCAAGTACCGAGGATATTTACATTTCAGCCTCGCAGATCCGCAAATTCGATTTGAGAACGGGCGACCTCGTATCCGGTAAATGCCGGGCGCCGAAAGAGAACGAACGTTACTTCGGCCTGCTGCAGGTGAACGCCGTCAACGGAGAAAGCCCCGAACATGCTGCCGAACGCTTGCATTTTCCTGCACTTACTCCTCTCTATCCGCAAAAGAAGCTCGTGCTCGAAACATCCCCGACGAAATTATCGACGCGTATTATGGATCTTCTCGCACCGGTAGGGCTTGGCCAGCGGGGACTGATCGTCGCACCGCCGAAAGCCGGCAAAACGCTGCTCCTGAAGGAAATCGCCAACAGCATTTCGACCAACCACCCGGATATCGAGCTGTTTGTGCTGCTGATCGACGAACGTCCCGAGGAAGTGACCGACATGCAGCGTTCGGTTAAAGGGGAGGTTGTCGCATCGACCTTCGACGAGCTGCCGGAAAACCATATCAAAGTGGCGGAGCTGGTACTCGAGCGGGCGCTGCGTCTTGTCGAGCACAAGAAAGACGTCGTCATCCTGCTCGACAGCATTACCCGGCTGGCGCGCGCCTACAACCTCGTCGTGCCTCCTTCGGGACGCACGCTCAGCGGCGGTATCGACCCGGCGGCGTTCCACCGTCCGAAGCGGTTTTTCGGGTCGGCGCGGAATGTCGAGGAGGGCGGCAGCCTGACCATTTTGGCAACGGCGCTGATCGAGACAGGCTCGCGGATGGACGACATCATCTACGAGGAATTCAAAGGCACCGGCAACATGGAGCTTCATCTCGACCGGAAGCTGGCGGAACGCCGTATATTCCCGGCGCTCGACATCCGCAGATCGGGCACGAGGCGCGAAGAGATGCTGCTGACGAAGGAAGAGCTCGACAAAGTTTGGGCGATCCGAAAAAATATGAACGACTCGCTGGAGTTCGTCGACGGATTCCTGAAAAAGCTGGCCGATTCGAAAACGAACGAAGAGTTCCTCATGTCGCTCGATACGTCGGGCGCGGGATCTCCTTCGCAAACGGCGCGCTCCGCCAGCTCCGGTTCCAGTACGGGCCGCCGTCCCGTCCGTTCGACGCCGGTTTCTTAA
- a CDS encoding radical SAM protein, which yields MNLVYADEQGNLFDHPDWIGLGRSGDMIVELMDDELIPLPEGATLVGLPFTRPIGIHAASGEMRPLPGNVQAVGALLPQGYTRLSIPGYMKTDKTQKLPLFGYSAVVWKDGGFYAAAQRCDDPERWNPLNCDRGELNVQVERLLARYPENRLYKHLSNCALGYECLTASNTFLQRWEGAVPVSFSCNAGCFGCISEQPEDSGFPAPQTRMNFKPTADEVAEIMLEHLKAPEAIISFGQGCEGEPSTQAKIIIDAIRRVRSQTSNGYININTNAGLTDHIRAIVDAGLDLMRVSTISALDDHYNAYYKPRGYTLANVEKSLRYAADKGVYTSINYLIFPGVTDREEEMEAMIDFVKRTGLRLIQMRNLNIDPESYLELIPKPRGEIFGMKQMLEIYAQELPDVVIGSYTHVPPAPVK from the coding sequence ATGAATCTCGTTTACGCTGACGAGCAGGGCAACCTGTTCGACCATCCCGATTGGATCGGACTCGGGCGCAGCGGCGACATGATCGTCGAGCTGATGGACGACGAGCTCATTCCGCTGCCGGAAGGGGCGACGCTAGTCGGTCTTCCCTTTACCCGGCCGATCGGCATTCATGCCGCTTCCGGCGAGATGCGGCCGCTGCCGGGAAACGTGCAGGCGGTCGGGGCGCTGCTCCCGCAGGGCTATACGAGGCTCTCCATTCCCGGTTATATGAAGACCGACAAAACGCAGAAGCTGCCGCTATTCGGTTATTCCGCGGTCGTCTGGAAGGACGGCGGCTTTTATGCGGCGGCTCAGCGATGTGACGATCCGGAGCGCTGGAACCCGCTGAACTGCGACCGGGGCGAGCTGAACGTACAGGTGGAGCGCCTGCTTGCCCGATATCCCGAGAACCGGTTGTACAAGCATTTGTCCAATTGCGCGCTCGGGTACGAGTGCCTGACGGCATCGAATACGTTTTTGCAGCGGTGGGAAGGAGCCGTACCGGTCTCATTCTCCTGCAACGCCGGCTGCTTCGGCTGCATTTCCGAGCAGCCGGAGGACAGCGGATTTCCTGCGCCTCAGACGCGCATGAATTTCAAGCCGACCGCGGACGAGGTGGCGGAAATTATGCTCGAGCATCTTAAGGCGCCGGAAGCGATCATCAGCTTCGGCCAGGGGTGCGAGGGAGAGCCTTCCACGCAGGCGAAAATCATCATCGATGCCATCCGCCGTGTGCGCAGCCAGACCTCTAACGGCTACATCAACATCAACACGAACGCCGGGCTGACCGACCATATCCGCGCCATCGTCGACGCCGGTCTTGATCTGATGCGCGTCAGCACGATCAGCGCGCTGGACGACCACTACAACGCCTATTACAAACCACGCGGCTATACGCTGGCCAATGTCGAAAAGTCGCTTCGGTATGCGGCGGACAAAGGCGTCTATACGTCGATCAACTATCTGATTTTTCCAGGCGTTACCGACCGCGAGGAAGAGATGGAAGCGATGATCGATTTTGTCAAACGAACCGGCCTGCGATTGATCCAAATGCGAAATTTGAACATCGATCCGGAGAGTTACCTGGAACTGATCCCCAAGCCGCGCGGAGAAATTTTCGGCATGAAGCAGATGCTGGAAATTTACGCTCAGGAGCTTCCGGACGTCGTCATCGGCTCCTACACGCATGTTCCGCCCGCACCGGTAAAATAA
- the rpmE gene encoding 50S ribosomal protein L31, which produces MKQGIHPNYHTTTVTCACGNTFESGSIKQNLRVEICSACHPFFTGKQKFVDAGGRVDRFKKKYGI; this is translated from the coding sequence ATGAAGCAAGGTATTCATCCGAACTATCACACGACCACGGTGACCTGCGCTTGCGGCAACACCTTCGAGTCGGGTTCCATTAAACAGAACCTGCGTGTCGAAATTTGCTCCGCATGCCACCCGTTCTTCACGGGCAAGCAGAAATTCGTGGATGCCGGCGGCCGTGTCGACAGATTCAAAAAGAAATACGGCATCTAA
- a CDS encoding PAS domain-containing sensor histidine kinase → MNKMPPGLAVRFGLDTLEELAASFPGVMLLETVGQGRIVSCSPSFLTETGYRADRMVGLPLQRVIVSGCTGLTSDRFAEIRLVRSNGSIMKGSAIRVAAEPADGTECDPAGRDIILMISPGEAMRRSELVERFGQAMLTDDHIGIILLHSHDFRILDISPLACRLLGAPKHELLGETLSRFFVQAEYEYGLIREVLEGGDPVRNFPLTWLNGNERKELLMDVGLLPGSVSGTGGAYLIFKDITNLRSLEQQVQRSDRLSMIGQIAAGAAHEIRNPLTSLKGFLQMFRKTLSDRDMQKEVEYADIMLTELERINNLVNEFLLLSKPRNVNSETFDLTLVLREIMPIISSEALLHDVSVSWDIEQGMYRVMADRELLKQVFLNICKNGIEAMMEGGALTITARTEFEKGMRWTMIDIRDTGPGIPPHMLERIFDPFITTKTNGTGLGLSVCQRILHDLGGSIQASSGEKGAVFSIKLPC, encoded by the coding sequence ATGAACAAAATGCCGCCGGGACTGGCTGTGCGATTCGGATTGGATACGCTGGAGGAGCTGGCTGCCTCATTCCCCGGCGTGATGCTGCTCGAGACGGTCGGACAAGGCCGCATCGTATCCTGCAGCCCTTCGTTTCTGACGGAAACCGGCTATCGGGCGGACCGGATGGTTGGGCTTCCATTGCAGCGAGTAATTGTAAGCGGATGTACCGGCTTGACGTCCGATCGTTTTGCCGAGATCCGCCTCGTTCGATCGAACGGCAGCATCATGAAGGGGAGCGCCATCCGCGTTGCTGCGGAGCCGGCGGATGGGACGGAGTGCGATCCCGCCGGCCGCGATATCATCCTGATGATCAGCCCCGGGGAAGCGATGCGAAGAAGCGAACTTGTGGAGCGATTCGGCCAAGCCATGCTGACCGACGATCATATCGGTATTATTTTGCTTCACTCGCACGATTTTCGAATTCTGGATATCAGTCCGCTTGCCTGCAGGCTGCTGGGCGCACCGAAGCATGAGCTGCTGGGGGAGACGCTTTCGCGGTTTTTTGTTCAGGCGGAATATGAATACGGTCTCATCCGCGAAGTGCTGGAGGGCGGCGACCCGGTCCGCAATTTTCCGCTGACCTGGCTGAACGGCAATGAACGGAAGGAGCTTCTTATGGATGTCGGGCTTCTTCCGGGCTCGGTCAGCGGAACCGGCGGAGCTTACCTTATTTTCAAGGATATCACCAATCTCCGGTCGCTCGAGCAGCAGGTGCAGCGCAGCGACCGGCTTTCCATGATCGGCCAAATCGCGGCGGGTGCAGCCCACGAAATCCGCAATCCGCTGACCTCGCTGAAGGGCTTCCTCCAAATGTTTCGCAAAACGTTAAGCGACCGCGATATGCAGAAGGAAGTGGAATACGCGGACATTATGCTGACGGAGCTGGAGCGAATCAATAATCTCGTCAACGAATTTTTACTCCTCAGCAAGCCGCGCAACGTCAACAGCGAAACGTTCGATTTAACGCTTGTGCTTCGTGAAATCATGCCCATCATTTCAAGCGAGGCGCTGCTGCATGACGTCAGCGTTTCCTGGGACATTGAGCAGGGGATGTATCGGGTGATGGCCGACCGCGAGCTGCTGAAGCAAGTATTTCTGAATATTTGCAAAAACGGAATTGAAGCGATGATGGAGGGAGGGGCTTTGACGATTACAGCCCGGACGGAATTCGAAAAAGGGATGCGATGGACGATGATCGATATCCGGGATACGGGTCCGGGTATTCCACCGCACATGCTGGAACGGATTTTCGATCCGTTCATTACGACGAAGACGAACGGTACCGGGCTCGGGCTATCCGTCTGCCAGCGCATCCTTCACGATTTGGGCGGCTCCATTCAGGCGTCCAGCGGGGAAAAAGGGGCGGTGTTCAGCATCAAGCTGCCGTGCTGA
- the dnaX gene encoding DNA polymerase III subunit gamma/tau: MAHIALYRAWRPQTFRDMVGQQHIIQTLQNAIREQRISHAYLFNGPRGTGKTTTAKVLAKAINCERGPAIEPCNECEACRGITAGTVMDVVEIDAASNRGIDEIRDIRDKVRYAPSEVRYKVYIIDEVHMLTTEAFNALLKTLEEPPGHVIFILATTEPHKLPATIVSRCQRFDFRQVSLQEQVQRLRQICGEEGIEADDDALAYIARLSDGGMRDAIGLLEQVSAFCEERIVLADAVEVTGGLAAEQFEQLADAIRDRNVGMVLPLVEGLMQAGKSADKCLENLVYYFRDLLVLKLAPQGRSSTERIVNPERYREMAEAFSADRLFRMIDILNQYQNEIRHAALPQTIFEVALMKICTLSDAGASPAAAVSEASAAPADNRRSGAAPADVARLEKQIEALERKLEQLSRAGIQQGTGGAAEASGAPQTQRGARPGGFARSGASGGGGMSRLSLKLDPFLAAADSQATAQVRMKWSDILQRVKEARITVHAWLVDGEPVSAADNTVLVAFKNTIHRETTEKPANRELIERVLQESFGRPVKLATIMLKDWQSSASKEAAPPAEPFTLQADDQPQPAPAEPEWVEEAVKLFGDDLVVIDDQ, encoded by the coding sequence GTGGCACATATCGCATTATACCGCGCCTGGCGTCCTCAGACGTTCAGGGACATGGTCGGACAACAGCATATTATCCAAACGCTGCAAAACGCGATCCGCGAGCAGCGTATTTCACATGCCTATTTGTTTAACGGACCCCGCGGAACCGGCAAAACGACGACGGCCAAGGTGCTCGCCAAGGCGATCAACTGCGAACGGGGACCGGCAATCGAGCCGTGCAACGAATGCGAGGCGTGCCGGGGCATCACGGCGGGGACGGTTATGGACGTCGTCGAAATCGATGCGGCGTCCAACCGGGGCATCGACGAAATCCGCGATATCCGGGACAAGGTGCGCTACGCGCCGTCCGAGGTCCGCTATAAGGTATACATTATTGACGAAGTCCATATGCTCACCACGGAAGCGTTTAACGCATTGCTGAAGACGCTGGAGGAGCCGCCGGGTCATGTGATTTTTATATTGGCGACGACGGAGCCTCATAAACTGCCGGCCACGATCGTTTCGCGCTGCCAGCGCTTTGATTTCCGCCAGGTTTCGCTTCAGGAGCAGGTGCAGCGGCTGCGGCAAATCTGCGGCGAGGAAGGCATTGAGGCCGATGACGACGCTCTTGCCTATATAGCCCGGCTATCCGACGGAGGCATGCGCGATGCGATCGGTCTTCTGGAACAGGTCTCGGCCTTCTGCGAAGAGCGGATCGTGCTGGCCGACGCGGTTGAAGTTACCGGGGGGCTTGCCGCCGAACAGTTCGAGCAGCTAGCCGACGCGATTCGCGACCGGAACGTCGGCATGGTTCTCCCGCTGGTCGAAGGGCTGATGCAGGCGGGCAAAAGCGCGGACAAGTGCCTCGAGAATTTAGTATACTATTTCCGGGACCTGCTTGTTTTGAAGCTGGCGCCTCAGGGGCGTTCATCCACCGAACGTATCGTGAACCCGGAACGCTACCGCGAAATGGCGGAGGCGTTCAGCGCCGACCGGCTGTTTCGGATGATTGACATTTTGAACCAATATCAGAATGAAATCCGCCATGCCGCATTGCCGCAGACGATCTTTGAAGTTGCCCTGATGAAAATATGCACGTTATCGGACGCCGGAGCAAGTCCCGCTGCGGCCGTTTCCGAGGCCTCCGCAGCCCCGGCCGACAACCGGAGAAGCGGGGCGGCTCCGGCCGATGTGGCTCGTCTGGAAAAGCAGATTGAAGCGCTCGAACGAAAGCTCGAGCAGCTCTCGCGCGCAGGCATTCAGCAGGGGACCGGCGGTGCGGCTGAAGCTTCCGGAGCGCCGCAGACGCAGCGCGGCGCCCGTCCCGGCGGCTTCGCCAGAAGCGGAGCTTCGGGCGGAGGCGGGATGTCTCGTTTATCGTTGAAGCTGGATCCGTTTCTCGCTGCGGCGGACAGTCAGGCGACCGCGCAGGTCAGGATGAAATGGAGCGACATTTTGCAGCGCGTCAAGGAAGCGCGCATTACGGTACATGCCTGGCTGGTCGACGGGGAGCCCGTCTCGGCGGCCGACAATACCGTGCTCGTCGCCTTCAAAAATACGATTCACCGGGAAACGACCGAAAAACCGGCCAACCGCGAGCTGATCGAGCGCGTGCTCCAGGAATCGTTCGGCCGTCCCGTCAAGCTGGCGACCATCATGCTCAAGGACTGGCAGTCTTCCGCGAGCAAGGAAGCGGCGCCTCCCGCAGAACCGTTTACGCTTCAGGCCGACGATCAGCCGCAGCCCGCCCCCGCAGAACCGGAATGGGTCGAGGAAGCGGTCAAACTGTTCGGCGACGATCTGGTCGTTATCGACGATCAATAA
- a CDS encoding YbaB/EbfC family nucleoid-associated protein, which translates to MNNMNQMMKQVKKMQEQMLKAQEELGSKTVEGSAGGGVVTVVVNGHKNVQSIVIKPEAVDPDDVEMLQDLVLTAVNDALNKADELANKDMGKFTGGMKIPGLF; encoded by the coding sequence ATGAACAACATGAACCAAATGATGAAACAAGTGAAAAAAATGCAGGAGCAAATGCTTAAAGCCCAGGAAGAGCTCGGCTCCAAAACGGTTGAAGGCTCCGCGGGCGGCGGCGTCGTAACCGTCGTCGTCAACGGCCACAAAAACGTGCAGAGCATCGTGATCAAACCGGAAGCCGTCGACCCGGACGACGTTGAAATGCTGCAGGACCTTGTGCTGACCGCAGTCAACGATGCGCTGAACAAAGCCGACGAGCTCGCGAACAAAGATATGGGCAAATTCACCGGCGGAATGAAAATTCCGGGCTTGTTCTAA
- the recR gene encoding recombination mediator RecR, with translation MYYPEPIAKLIDAFSRLPGIGPKTAARLAFHTLRMKEDDVIDFAKALVSVKRNLHYCSVCCNITDIDPCRICQDKSRDPSIICVVQESKDLVAMERTKEYEGQYHVLQGAISPMEGIGPDEIRIAELLKRLSDERVQELILATNPNIEGEATAMYLSRLVKPFGIKVTRIAHGLPVGGDLEYADEVTLSKALEGRRELG, from the coding sequence TTGTATTATCCCGAACCGATCGCCAAACTCATCGACGCTTTCAGCCGCTTGCCGGGCATCGGTCCGAAGACGGCGGCAAGGCTCGCTTTTCACACCTTGCGAATGAAAGAGGACGACGTCATCGATTTCGCCAAGGCGCTCGTCAGCGTCAAGCGCAACCTGCATTATTGCTCCGTTTGCTGCAACATTACCGATATCGATCCGTGCCGTATTTGTCAGGATAAATCGCGGGATCCCTCCATCATCTGCGTTGTTCAGGAATCGAAAGACCTGGTGGCGATGGAGCGAACGAAAGAGTACGAAGGCCAATACCACGTGCTGCAGGGTGCGATATCGCCGATGGAAGGAATCGGGCCGGATGAGATCCGGATTGCCGAGCTGCTGAAAAGGCTGAGCGACGAGCGCGTTCAGGAACTGATTTTGGCGACGAATCCGAATATTGAAGGCGAAGCGACCGCGATGTATTTGTCGCGCTTGGTCAAACCGTTCGGCATTAAAGTGACGCGGATCGCCCATGGCCTCCCGGTAGGCGGCGATTTGGAGTATGCCGACGAAGTGACGTTGTCGAAAGCGCTGGAGGGACGGCGCGAGCTGGGCTGA
- a CDS encoding DUF2508 family protein → MWGKWLFWRNRNESLNAAEENEEMMRLYEEIGQAKRDWENARRHFEYAMGKDQVDYAVFAIEAAEKRYEMLLRKAKTLQVRWPAWTREVQA, encoded by the coding sequence ATGTGGGGAAAATGGCTTTTTTGGCGTAACCGAAACGAATCTTTGAACGCCGCGGAGGAGAACGAAGAGATGATGCGGCTCTACGAGGAGATCGGTCAGGCGAAGCGGGACTGGGAAAATGCGCGGCGTCATTTTGAATACGCCATGGGGAAAGACCAAGTCGATTATGCGGTGTTTGCGATCGAAGCGGCGGAGAAACGCTACGAAATGCTGCTGCGCAAAGCAAAAACGCTTCAGGTCAGATGGCCGGCATGGACCAGGGAGGTACAGGCATGA
- a CDS encoding pro-sigmaK processing inhibitor BofA family protein translates to MKTVWIAVLATSLLLLVTIVVRSKLSWAWLSRFALHLVAAALALYLLNYSGVVSGFEVPLNPATIGTVVLLGLPGIMLVLGLKMTLF, encoded by the coding sequence ATGAAAACGGTATGGATCGCCGTCTTGGCAACTTCGCTGCTGCTGCTCGTAACAATCGTCGTGCGCAGCAAATTGTCGTGGGCTTGGCTGAGCCGATTTGCGCTGCACCTCGTCGCCGCCGCGCTCGCCTTGTATTTGCTGAACTACTCGGGAGTCGTCTCCGGATTTGAAGTTCCTTTGAACCCCGCGACAATCGGCACCGTCGTATTGCTCGGACTGCCGGGAATTATGCTTGTACTCGGCCTTAAAATGACCTTATTTTAA